Genomic DNA from Ictidomys tridecemlineatus isolate mIctTri1 chromosome 6, mIctTri1.hap1, whole genome shotgun sequence:
CAGCTGCTCCATCACCTGCTGGTGCGAGGACTCCATCTCCGCCAGGCTGCGCTCGCAGGCCTCCTGTGGGCCAGAGGCCAGGAGGTCACCGGTTGCGCCACTACCCAGGCCAGCAGCCCTTCCAGGCAAGAAGCCTCCAGCAGGCTCCTCGGCAGGACCTGGACCTGCCCACCAGCTGCACCTGCCACCCGGCCACCCTCCTCACCCAGAAGCCTCAATCGCCACTCTCTGGCCTCAAACCCTGCAGGCTCCAGTCCCTGTCCCGCAGCTGGCCTTGTGGCCCATCCCTCCCAGCAACCCGCTATGAGAACACAACCCTGGGCACGTCCATACTCTGAGCTTTAGCTCATGCTGTTCCCACTGCCCGGAATGCCCTGTCCTCTGTCCTCTCCCTAGGGAACGTGCCTGGCCTGCGGCCCAGTCAAGATGCCTCTCATAGCTCTGTCCCTGGGCAGCCTTTTCCCTGCCTCCAAAGGTTCTGCTTCTGCCAGAATGTAACACCCCCAAACAGGGACCTCTGAGCCCTGGGGTCCAGGCCAGGGCACAGCACACAGCGGATGCTCAGCAATCGAGCTGAAGTTCATGACGTAATACCAAACAGGGTTCTGTAGACGGGGGCAGGGGTTTTAAAGACTGGCGATGCCCACGGCTAGGAGTGCCCACCATGACGGACACGTGCGGGTGGATTTGCGCATCACTGCACaaatgtttgtttggttttgttttttgcggtgctggggatggagcccagggccttgtgcatgcgaggccaGCCCTCTcccagctgagccccagccccagccccgagtCACTGCATTTGAACAATTTATCCCTGACTAGCAGGGCAGCTCTGAAGTGGTCACACAGGGAGCCACACAGGAAGCCACACGTGTACAGACTCGGGGACAAGGGTATTCCTTGTGGAAGGTTGGCAACAGATGGAAACGAGAAACAATCTAAATGCCAGCGGGAGACCCTTAAATAAATGACGGCAGGGCACCTTCTGAAGGACTCCAGGCAGCTGCTAGGACACAGATGCCCCTCTAGCTGCTGCGGAGGGTGTCCCAGGAGCCAGGCCATGGAAGCTGGCCGTGACCATGCACACAAAGTGCTCCCGCTCACAGGCAAAGCACATCTGGCTCTGTGTCCAAGTCGCGTGTGTGAAAACAGAGACGGGCACAGACTGTGGGAGGGAGGAAAACAGCACCCCAAGATGTCCGTGCCCTACGCCCTGGGCCTGCGTCTCAGTCCATGGCAAGAGGAGTCAAGGCTGCGCGGGATGCAGGCCAGCTGACCACAAACTAGGAGATCAGGCTGGACTGTGGGGCCAAATGCAATCACAGGGGAGCAGCAAGAGCCGAGGGAGACGTGACCAGGAAAGAGTGGTCACTGGGGCATGAAGTGACAAGGACCAGACTTCCCCTCTGCAGTCTTTGAAGATGAAGGAAGGGACCAGGAGCCAAGAACAGGCCTGCCACCAGAAGTGGGACGTGGCAAGAGCCACGGAGGGGGAGGCCGTCCTGTGGCCCGGTCAGACCACGCCAGGCTCTAGCCTCCAACCAGCGGAGACCTGTGCTGTTCAAGCGCTGTCTGTGGTCACCTGCGCCAGAGGAGACAAATGGAGACGAGGTGCGATGGTCactggggtgggagaggcagggaCACGCTCTTTTCTAACCTTTCCATTTGTTTCAGTCATTACTACTACTTTTGTGCTGTTGGAGGTCACAGCCAGGGCCTCACCCGGTCCGGGCAGGTGCTCTACGACCAccaagctccatccccagcccctgtgagaACGTCTGGAAAAGGTGAACATGTCTCTTGTGTCATCTTTTGGGgggcaccagggactgaactcaggggtgcttgaccgcggagccacatccccagccctattttgtactttatttagagacaggctctcacggGCTGCtgagtgcctcgccattgctgaggctggctttgaactcgtgatcctcccaCTTGAGCctcggagccgctgggattactggcgtgcACCACCGCGTCCAGCTCTCGTATCATTTTGTGAAAATGTTTCCAGTAATTAAGAAAGGCAGGGAGGAGCCGGGCAGGACAGCACTGCTCGGAGCCAGGAGAGCTTCGCTGTACCCTGCAGCAGGCCTCTTGCAGGGAGGGAAAGGGCCTCCTGGATGCAGGTGTTCTGGTGGGAGAGGCACGTCTGCCCTCTGAGCCTCTCTGCTGTGTCCCAATGTCCCCTACTGAGGACCACAGAACATGGCTTCAGAGCCCCACAGAATGGATTCCTTAGGAAGTGGATCTGCAGAGCCCCACCCTCTGAGCTTAGCTTCAGCCTCTCTCAAACTCACAAGACCAACCCACGAGGCTCCCTGAGCAGAGGGGCCGCTGGGCACAGGAGGACAAGGTCAGCACTATTGGGGGAAGCCTGCATTCTTAAAGGGCCAgcgcaggcaggcaggcaggcaggcagggcagCTGAGGGTGTGGGGTAACCGCAGGAGTCCCGTGAAGAGGAATCCTAGAAGGGGAGGTGCTGCCCGACCTACCTTCCTGAGTGGCCCCAGGTCCCGGTACTGGCTGCACCTCTCCAAGAACACCAGGTGAGAGAAGAGGCTGCGGCACCACCGCCCGGGGCTGGAGGGGTCTCCTTTGCCAGCGGAGGGGCTGAAGTCCCAGCGCATGAAGCCAGGCCCCTCGAGGGTGCCGAGCCCCACAGGAAGGGCGCCCGCTCGGCCTGAGACACCAGGCTGGGGAAGCTTCCCCAGATGACACCTCTCCAGGGCCCGCTGACTATCTAGCCACCTCGTCCTGGGGGACACGTGACAACTTCCATCCCAGTCTTTACCGTTTCGACTACCTTCCTTCAGCTGAACCCAATCCGCCTGCTCCCCGCCCGTCCCATCCTGAGAGGACAGAGTGCCAGGCCTCCGGAGCACACACGGGTCTGTGACAGCCCAGGCCACGCCCCTCTATCTGTAAGTCAGAAGCCAGACGCTGCTGTTCAAGCTTCATTTTAGTGGCAGAAACACTTTCCAAATGGAGCAAAAGCTAGTTAATGGCAAAACAGTGAGGCGGAGTTGCTGGATTCCAGGGCCCACCCAGAGCACCTGGAGCttcctggggggcggggggggggtctCTGAGGTCTTCCAGGCGCCCCAGGCTGTGGTGAGGGCCCAGCCTGCAGAGGGGCCCTGCCCAAGGCACTTTGACAATACCCGTTCCCCTGCACCCCCAGTCCTCCCTCCCCAAACCCAGGGACCCCAGGCTAGCCCTCCtcaccagcccccaccccactccctcaCTGAACTCGTCACCTTCAATTTGGCCTTGGGTGGCCCCAACTAGCACAGCAGCCAGCCTCGAGGGCTCCCCTTGGCCTGCCCAGGGCCCAGCCCTACAAGGCTCCCCTCTCGATGCCCGCCAGCCCACTGCCCTCCAGCTTGGCCCACTCCTTGCCTGGGCTCTGCCCTCTCCAGACCTGCCCTGTCCCTGGCAGACCTCCCCAGGCCAACTCCTCAGCTTGTCCTTGGAGGCCCTCAAGAGGCAGCGGCCggcctcccccacacacacacacaccactctcCCATCAGCGCCCGCCCCTCAGGAAGCCTTCCTGGATCCCCCTGGTGGTGACCTCCCCCTTCCCCTACTGGAAGCTTCCAGAAGGGTCCTGCTCCCAGGGTCTGGGACCCCAGGTTCTTTTCTCCTCAGGCAGTGACGTGCTGACCGCAGACAGCTGATGATGCAAgaccatttcaaaaaattaaatttatatattcacCATTAAATTAATTACATTATAAACAAAAACACTCAGGATGTATCACTCCCTAATTGTTTCCCGTGTTTATTAGCACGCGTACGTCCTGAGGGTGTGCCTGATGGTGCCAGAAGGGGCAAGCGCTACCTATCCTGCGGTGTTTCCTCCCAGACCCTGGCTCCAAGACGCCAGGGACTTGGGCTGGACTCGTGGCACTGGCCACATGGGAGTGTTACACCCCGGAAACCCGTACACATCACAAGTCAGGGCTCAGGTTGTTGCTTCCTGGATCAACTACAGACTTCAGCCAGTGACGAGGAAATGCGGAAAGGATGCAGGTTAGACTCTGAAATGTGTCATCGATAGCTTTGAATGCACACAGAACCAAAAATTGGAAAAACATTCTTAATAGAATATTCTCAGTAGAAACTATTATGTGATTCAGGAAAGAAGTCTGCTCACATTTACCAAGTTTCAATGTACGTCTTCTTATTCATTAGCATAAACCATATATCCATCAACACACACATTACAACTACACGTGGACACGGCAGGAGAAGTCACCGGAGCCCTGAGACAAGTCCATCTGCCATATGGAATTCATAAAAAGTAtcacatcatttttatttgtaaattatatactaAAAACATCCTTTATATGGggaatatttataataaatgtgtacacacacacacacacacacacacacacacacactttctggAGAGCTAGCCGTCCCAGTTGTGACAATCAAGAGTTTCCAGACACAGCCAACTCTTCCTGGGGGACAAAAATCCCTCCCAGTTGAGAGCCGCTGTCCTGGGAGGACAGTGTGCTCCCAGAGGGCCACTAAGGAGGCCCGTGTCCTGCAGACCTCCTTGGAAGGCACAGGCAGGCTTTCCCTGTGTTTAAGGAACAACTCCCAGGGCCACTGGCCCCCCACTTCCCCAGGGTGATGCAGGGGAGGGGTCCAAGTGCAGAGTGTCACACGGGGACTCACACACAGGCTCTGCAGTCAGCTGGACCCAGGCTCAAATCCCACCTCTGACACCTGCAGGTCGGCTGACCTCGGGCAAGTCACATAACCTCTCAGTGCTCAGTggccttgtctgtaaaatgggcacaGTGATCATGCCCACCAGCTGTGgggagattaaatgagatgacgCATGTCAAATGCCTCACGGTTCCAACCGGCAGGAAGGGCTCCTAAAACATTAGCTGTTTTCTGGTAACACAGCAACCAGAAACCTGCCCCCAACCCCTCAAAACAACTCTGCGCCCTACCTGGGAGATGTAGCCTGGGGGGACGTGGCCATCCTCCTGGGACCTGCGTGCATTCTGAGGGGTCTCCCCTCGGAGGCGCCACGCCTCCAGCTGGGCTCGAAGAGACTGGACCTATGGGGGAGGAGACCAGGTCAGCAGGCGCAGAAGCAGGAGGGACctggtgggaggcagggaggggaccACAGGCCTCCAGCTTCCAGGTGCTTAGGAAGGGCTCAGGGGCTGAGAGGGACACGCAGCCCTCGTGTGGAGGTGCAGGCAAGGGGACGGTTGGGCTGTTTCCTGGATGGCCGAGTTCAGCCCAGAGAAGCCCAAGCAGGTTGGGAACAGCACACGGCAGGCACAGACCTTGCCCACACCGGGGAGGTAGCAGGGGCACCTTAAGTCTGTTTTGCCACCAGTGAAAGGCCCGCACTGTGGCACTGTGGGATCCCAGGTTGCCCGGCGACTGAGTAACCAGTGAAGCGGACCCAGGACCAAGGACAAGGCCCGGGGTGTACAAGATGCACAGTTGGTGAGCTCTCTCCACCTCCAGGCTTAAAATTCAGGGCAGAAGCGGAAAATACACACGCGACTACCGCGGCCCAGCCTGGGGAGGGCTCCCTTCCCGGGAAGCGGGGCATCAGATCGGGCGACCCCCCACCCCGGGAGCTAGGCCAGAGCAGCGCCAGGGCGTGAGTGCGTGGTGGGCGCGGCCGGGCAGGGGCCCACCTCCTTCTCCAGGGCCTCGTGGCTGTCACTCGGGCGGCGCTCGCCTCGGCTCTGGTTGAGCAGGGCGGTGAGCGGCACCCGCTTGTTGTCCCGCAGGGGCAGCTTCTCCAGCTCCTGCCACTTCTTCTCGATCTCCTCGCTGAGCCGGCTCTGCTGGTCCTCCGTCAGCGGGGCGCCCAGGCTCCTGCGCGGCCCCTCGCCGGCGGGCACCTCGGGGGCCCGGCTGTCCTCAAACCACTTGCGGCGCTCCTCCGAGCGCTGGGCCAGGTCCCGCTCCAGCTCCTCCTGCTTGGCCGGGCGGTCGGGAGCGCGGGCCCGCTGCGGGGAGCCCTGAGTCAACGGCGACAGCTCCACATAGTCCAGGGCCTGCCGAGGCCCATCCACCTTCCGGGGGCCGGCCCGCTGCTCCCCAGCCTTCAGGGAGCCCTTCTGGGAGCCATAGCCGTGCAGCGTGTTCTCTTTATTGCACTCCGAGAGCCTAGGCAGGGCACAGCAGGGCACTCTCAGGTGGGACTTGCCCACTCGGTCCCCCAGGAGCACTTTCAGAGGGCGGCTCAGGTGCCAGGAGCTGGACAAAGCCCAGGGGAGTAAGCAACCCAACCTGGAGGCCGAGGACCTGAGATTCACTGTTTAGAGACCCTGGGGGCATCCCAGCTCTGCACTCAGAGGAGCCTCCGTTATCCATTTGTAACACGGGACAGCACTGACGTGAGCACTTGGAGAAGAGTGGGACGCACCAGGAAGCCCCTGCAAATGCTGGCCAGTGCATTATTACCAaaagcaagaaacaaaaaaacatataagacaaggcccaggggctggggctggggcttgggtttgatcctcagcaccatatacaaataaacaaataaaatcaaggtattctgtccaactacaactaaaaaataattatttttttaatatttattttttagttttatgtggacacaatacctttgtttttatgtggtgctgagaatcaaacccagtgcctcacgtgggctaggcaagtgctctaccacttgagtcacatccccagcccaaaaaaataaatattaaaaaaaaaaaaagacaaggccCAGGGTTTAAGGGGCTTGTGGTGGAGCAGAAGAGGGGTGCCTGTGGTCACTACAGATGGGGTGAAGACTTTGGGACTTTTAAGTGACTGGCAGTTCTTTTCTTCCACAGTGTACGGGGGTACACTGTGACCCAGCCAAAAACTACAATTCCCAGCAGCCCCTGCAGCAACCCCTGGCCACGAGACTGCATTCCACCAGCAGGTGCAAGAAGCTGCTCCCTCTACCGGGCTGGGGGATCCTGGCTCCTGGCAgggcctctgagccacagcccaagctCTGCACAGAGGCTGCAGAGAGCCCACCAGGCTAGACTCCACACTTGGGGCTCATCTGGAGAATGGAGTGAACAGCTATCTGGCTTAAGCCACCGTGTCTTGAGTGGCTATGTCAAGGCCATGAGCCTGTATCCTGAATGACAACTCCGCTGCACTGGACCTGGGAGTCTACCAAGGCTCTGGGCACATCTGCACACGTGTGCAGACATAAAGCCCAACACGACAGATGACAAATCTGAAATTCAGATGGGAAGTCATTGGTCCAGGCTGAGCCGCCAGGGTGTGGCCAGGCTGGGGGACTCACCTCAGCCCTCTTCAATAGCAGGCTCTCTTCCTGCTGCCCAGCAGCTTCAAGACCTGGCCCCACAGAAGGCTCTGCCACCAGGTAACAAGAACCCCACCCTTCTACCCTGGCAGCCTGGAGCAGGGGCTCCCCACCTGGGAGGGGACTGCACAGACGCCAGAGGACCCAGTCTCTCCCCTACAAAGGCGCAGGTATGGCCCccaaggcagagagggaagagctGCCTGGCAGGGACCTCTGACTCAAGGCATCTTCTCTCAAGAGCTGAATCCCCTTCCCACTCTTACAGGATGTGGGGGACATGAGGGAAGAAGTCAGACTTCAAATCCTCAATGTGTTTCTGGGCAAATGCCAAGAACCCCCGCTGTTCTTGCCTAGCTtatgttttggtgctgggggttgaacccagagatgctccaccactgagccaatccccagctctttttattttttgagggtttctcgctaaattgcttagggctttagtaaactgctgaggctggctttgaacttgtgatcttcccgcctcagccttccgagtcgctggaattacagagTGTGCCACAAGGCTCAGCTCCCTATTTTGTTCTAGAGGTACCGAGGCCCAGGAGGCTCAGTCTCAAGGCTGTCAGGTGAGTTCCCAGAATCCCACTCCTCAAGATGTGAGGGTAGAGAcacctgcccagcccagcccagcacttACTTGGTGACATCTGGCGCTGAAGTTGGACGCACAGTCTTCCTCAGAGCCTCGATCCAGTTCCGCCGGATACCTGAGGTCATGGCCGACAAGGTATAGACAGCATCCTTGGTCTGCAATCCACACCACAGTAGGTTAACACGTGGTCAACCCCATAGTCTCCCTGCTGACCCAGGAAGGGTGGCCCTTCCTTCCCTGAAGGGGGTCTAAGGTGATAAGCAAAGGGTCTGCTGAGGGCGCAAACGTCCTCCACGAGCCTGGGCAGCCGCCCCTGGCACCAAGCTCTCCCCAGAACGCCCAGGTGTTGGCACCAAAGCTTCACTGGCTCTGCGGAGAGGGTCTCTGCATAAATGGGGGAGTCACGTCTGATACCAACACCTCCTCTGGGGCTGGCAACCACGctgcccacctccccacctcccccagccacacgcAGCCTCACGTGGATCTGGAAGCCATAGTTGCGCTGCACCGCGTACTCCGTGACGTCCGTGCAGGAGCGCAGGTCGATCTCGCCGTCCAGCTCATCTGCCTAGAGCAGAAGGCACGGCAGGGTCACATGCGCCCTGGGGAGTCCCAGTCTACCGAGCCCGGCTGGGGCCTGTGGGCACCCAGTTGCCTCACCTCTTCCGCTGTGGAGTCTCTGTAATACTTGAGGCTTGAATCTGTCAGCACGAACCAGTGCTTCCTCCACTGTCGGGGAGAGGGGAGGTGAGAAAGGGAGGGTGGACCGAGGGGGGTGTGCATGCCATCCTGCTGGCTGACCCGGGAAAGCAGCCGGGTCAGAGAGTCAGAGCCTCAAGCACCTCCCAGGTGCAGATGAGGGAGGGGTGTGTCCTGGGTAAGGCCACTTCCTGGCAGAGTCAGGGGCTAAGTGCAACCAGAACATCACCCAGGCTTTTTTCATACACCGTGATCAGGGACAAAGACTTCCCAGACAGGAGAAAGAggcccaggggaggggacagagagcTGGGCACAGGCATCGTGTGAGCTCTGCCAACCTATATGTGATGACTTGGGCATCTTTCTGTGGTGCCCATCTCCTCTAGTCCAGGGTCAGGTGGCAAAACATGATAGTAAGGGGCAGGGGCACGAGATACACTCTGGGCTTCGGCCTTTCTACTGGAATGCCACGGGCAGTCCGTGTCCTGCCAGGGTCAGTGCGTGTCgcccaggccccagccctccTGGGGCTCCCCATCATCAAGCCCTACCTGTGCTGATTCAAGCACTTAGTTTCCTTTCCTCTGGGCCACAGTCAGTTTTCAGGGGTGTCAGGGATGACCTCCCCACTTATTCCCACTCAGTATCTCCTGGGAACTCGGGTGTCACATCCAAGGACCTGGGGTGTGCCTGTGCCCTTGTTGGCCGAGTGCCTTTGTGCAGCTGTCTgcacttctctgagcttcagtcttCTGGGGCTACCAAGAAGTCCCCAAGCCTTTGGCAAGGCGAGAAGTACCTCCCCCTGTGTTTCTCACGGGCCTGGCCGAGGTTGTTGGGAGTGGTCCTAAGAGGCACTGGCTCAGCCACCCTGTCCTCCCTACGTGGGACTTCAGCTGCCTCTCTGAGAGCAGCAGGTGCTGTGGCAACGGGGCTCTGGTCCTTGCAGGTCTGCTCTGAGATGGAAGGGAGGAGCGCCATGGGCCTCAGTCCCGAGTTCTAGGCCGGGCCGCCCAAGGTGCTGCCAGGAGAGGAGGGGACCACCACCCTGGTGGGCCTTCTCCCGCCTGGGCACCTAGGGACCGGGCTGGCTGGGCTCCCAGGGCCCTGCCAGCTCGGACATTCCA
This window encodes:
- the Triobp gene encoding TRIO and F-actin-binding protein isoform X6, with the translated sequence MLQLGAPRPRGRAPLGSTWQPDLLNFKKGWMSILDEPGEWRKHWFVLTDSSLKYYRDSTAEEADELDGEIDLRSCTDVTEYAVQRNYGFQIHTKDAVYTLSAMTSGIRRNWIEALRKTVRPTSAPDVTKLSECNKENTLHGYGSQKGSLKAGEQRAGPRKVDGPRQALDYVELSPLTQGSPQRARAPDRPAKQEELERDLAQRSEERRKWFEDSRAPEVPAGEGPRRSLGAPLTEDQQSRLSEEIEKKWQELEKLPLRDNKRVPLTALLNQSRGERRPSDSHEALEKEVQSLRAQLEAWRLRGETPQNARRSQEDGHVPPGYISQEACERSLAEMESSHQQVMEQLQRHHERELQRLQQEKEWLLAEETAATASAIEAMKKAYQEELSRELSKTRSLQQGPDGLRKQHQSDVEALKRELQVLSERYSQKCLEIGALTRQAEEREDTLRRCQQEGQELLRHNQELHTRLSEEIDRLRSFIASQGTGNSCGRPERSSCELEVLLRVKENELQYLKKEVQCLRDELQGMQKDKRFTSGKYQDVYVELNHIKTRSEREIEQLKEHLRLAMAALQEKESTRNSLAQ
- the Triobp gene encoding TRIO and F-actin-binding protein isoform X7 encodes the protein MGGWKGPGLRWGRAGLEERRAPAERGGGGGVPAPRSPDREPLPLSRRLVPPSRGAAMTPDLLNFKKGWMSILDEPGEWRKHWFVLTDSSLKYYRDSTAEEADELDGEIDLRSCTDVTEYAVQRNYGFQIHTKDAVYTLSAMTSGIRRNWIEALRKTVRPTSAPDVTKLSECNKENTLHGYGSQKGSLKAGEQRAGPRKVDGPRQALDYVELSPLTQGSPQRARAPDRPAKQEELERDLAQRSEERRKWFEDSRAPEVPAGEGPRRSLGAPLTEDQQSRLSEEIEKKWQELEKLPLRDNKRVPLTALLNQSRGERRPSDSHEALEKEVQSLRAQLEAWRLRGETPQNARRSQEDGHVPPGYISQLVGMITVPILQTRPLSTERLCDLPEVSRPAGVRGGI